One window from the genome of Pandoraea fibrosis encodes:
- a CDS encoding aldehyde dehydrogenase family protein, whose product MTSEISPTSGSSATRDSVPGLVLPAHDGLYYGGAWHAPRSGRYADVFSPGDGSRIGRAAIGDASDVDAAVAAAREGFAVWRDTPPLERARVLKAAAVEMRKHAADLALLDAADCGNPVAEMAGDVMVAAALFEFFAGLVTEMKGVSIPMGPEALDFTVREPVGVVARIVAFNHPFMFAAGKMAAPLAAGNAVIIKPPEQAPLSSLRLAEIVGGLFPPGVVSILNGGREVGESLVSHPGVAMLGLVGSIPTGRAVARGAAERIKPMLLELGGKNALIAYPDVDPDALAAGAVAGMNFTWCGQSCGSTSRLFLHESVYEAVIERIAERCKAFVPGLPTDPKTSMGAIISHAQHARVLEYIASAHEQGARLVFGGKVPDNPALANGYYVEPTVFSDVDPQMRIAQEEIFGPVLSIIKWRDEAQMLADVNALDYGLTCAIWTNDLEKAMRTASRVNAGYVWINEVGKHFLGAPFGGMKQSGMGREECLGEMLSFTQEKNIHVSLRRVAAPC is encoded by the coding sequence ATGACGTCTGAGATTTCCCCGACTTCCGGAAGCTCCGCAACGCGAGACAGTGTTCCAGGGTTGGTCCTGCCGGCACATGACGGGCTCTACTACGGCGGCGCATGGCACGCTCCGCGTTCGGGGCGCTATGCCGACGTTTTTAGCCCTGGTGACGGATCGCGCATCGGCCGTGCGGCGATCGGCGACGCCAGCGATGTCGATGCCGCAGTCGCCGCCGCCCGCGAGGGATTTGCCGTGTGGCGCGATACGCCGCCGCTGGAGCGGGCGCGCGTGCTCAAGGCGGCCGCCGTCGAAATGCGCAAGCATGCTGCCGATCTCGCGTTGCTCGACGCCGCCGACTGTGGCAATCCCGTCGCCGAAATGGCGGGCGACGTGATGGTCGCGGCGGCGCTGTTCGAGTTCTTCGCCGGACTCGTCACCGAGATGAAGGGGGTGTCGATTCCGATGGGGCCGGAGGCGCTCGACTTCACGGTGCGCGAACCGGTCGGCGTCGTCGCCAGAATCGTGGCGTTCAACCATCCGTTCATGTTCGCCGCGGGCAAGATGGCGGCGCCGCTTGCGGCGGGTAACGCGGTGATCATCAAACCGCCAGAGCAGGCCCCGCTGTCCTCGTTGCGGCTTGCCGAGATCGTTGGCGGTCTATTTCCGCCTGGCGTCGTGTCGATTCTCAACGGCGGGCGAGAGGTGGGCGAGTCGCTGGTGTCGCACCCCGGCGTGGCGATGCTCGGGCTGGTCGGCAGCATACCGACGGGGCGGGCGGTGGCGCGGGGTGCCGCAGAGCGCATCAAGCCGATGTTGCTGGAGCTGGGCGGCAAGAACGCCCTGATTGCCTACCCCGATGTCGATCCTGACGCGCTTGCTGCCGGGGCAGTGGCCGGCATGAACTTCACTTGGTGCGGCCAGTCGTGCGGGTCGACCAGCCGGTTGTTCCTGCACGAAAGTGTCTACGAGGCGGTCATCGAGCGTATTGCCGAGCGATGCAAGGCCTTTGTGCCCGGTCTTCCGACCGACCCGAAAACGAGCATGGGCGCGATCATCAGTCATGCGCAACACGCGCGGGTACTGGAATACATTGCATCGGCGCATGAGCAGGGGGCGCGACTCGTGTTCGGCGGCAAGGTGCCCGACAACCCGGCGCTGGCAAACGGCTACTACGTCGAGCCGACGGTGTTCTCCGATGTCGATCCGCAAATGCGCATCGCGCAGGAGGAGATCTTCGGTCCCGTGCTGTCGATCATCAAATGGCGCGACGAAGCGCAGATGCTTGCCGACGTGAATGCGCTTGACTATGGGCTGACATGCGCCATCTGGACGAACGATCTGGAGAAGGCCATGCGCACCGCGTCGCGCGTGAATGCCGGGTACGTGTGGATCAACGAAGTCGGCAAACATTTTCTCGGCGCACCCTTTGGCGGTATGAAGCAGTCGGGCATGGGGCGCGAGGAATGTCTCGGCGAAATGTTGTCGTTCACGCAGGAAAAGAACATTCACGTCAGTCTGCGCCGCGTTGCCGCGCCTTGCTGA
- a CDS encoding ABC transporter substrate-binding protein → MSRLSKLFSVLLVSMSLLGAAAPAVAADDVIVQLDWIVRGNHAMFFVARDKGMFAKQGINVTAIRKGTGSVDALRMVANGSAQFGFGDLSTLMVARTQGASNTTLVAVNQKSPLAMVSVKSRKPLNSAKDLKGMNVGVHPAGSTYVFLKAFLSKNGMSLADIKQSTVAPPYENYLVMGRVDAVPGYIDAEVPLLEEKTGGPGSLSILQAADHGLNVYGSGMFASDKMVAANPQLVQRFVNAYMEAFAYVIAHPDEAVAIVVKANPEYKGQEKILAEQLDADFKHTMYSADTAANGIGWVDGKRWGEMFDILQKEGSIDAGAKPSAGFDMKFLTAAKPLRK, encoded by the coding sequence GTGAGCAGATTGAGCAAACTGTTTTCGGTTCTTCTCGTGTCGATGTCGTTGCTGGGGGCGGCAGCCCCGGCGGTGGCCGCCGACGACGTTATCGTCCAACTGGACTGGATCGTGCGCGGCAACCACGCGATGTTCTTCGTGGCGCGCGACAAGGGCATGTTCGCGAAGCAGGGCATCAACGTGACAGCGATCCGCAAAGGCACCGGCTCGGTCGACGCACTGCGCATGGTGGCCAACGGCAGCGCGCAATTCGGATTCGGCGACCTCTCGACGTTGATGGTTGCCCGCACACAAGGGGCATCGAATACCACGCTCGTGGCCGTGAATCAGAAAAGCCCGCTGGCGATGGTGTCGGTCAAGTCGCGTAAGCCGCTCAATTCGGCCAAGGATCTCAAGGGCATGAATGTCGGCGTGCATCCTGCCGGTTCGACATATGTGTTCCTCAAGGCCTTCCTGAGCAAGAACGGCATGTCGCTTGCGGACATCAAGCAGAGCACGGTGGCACCGCCCTATGAGAACTATCTGGTGATGGGGCGCGTCGATGCCGTACCGGGGTATATCGACGCCGAAGTGCCGTTGCTCGAAGAGAAGACCGGCGGGCCGGGCTCGCTCTCGATATTGCAGGCGGCCGATCATGGGCTGAACGTGTACGGCTCGGGCATGTTCGCCTCGGACAAGATGGTGGCGGCGAATCCGCAACTCGTTCAGCGCTTCGTGAACGCCTACATGGAAGCGTTCGCCTATGTCATCGCCCATCCCGACGAGGCCGTCGCCATCGTGGTCAAGGCCAACCCCGAATACAAGGGGCAGGAGAAGATCCTCGCCGAGCAGCTCGACGCGGATTTCAAGCACACGATGTATTCGGCCGACACGGCGGCGAACGGCATCGGCTGGGTCGATGGCAAACGCTGGGGCGAGATGTTCGACATCCTCCAGAAAGAGGGTTCGATAGACGCGGGCGCGAAGCCGAGTGCCGGTTTCGACATGAAGTTCCTGACGGCCGCCAAGCCGTTGCGTAAATGA
- a CDS encoding ABC transporter permease, producing MSASPTDVVPAGARGRAAPKPFRGLWRAGPGVALMIALLVLWEAGLRVFDVPAFVLPTPTQIVGALVAKQSELAAAAWVTAREVLYGFVLSSVVGAALAICIARFERLGSAVYPLMVVFQNVPKIALAPIFVLWFGYDLMPKILLIVVMAFFPVALNMLVGLRSADPNLVALLKSVGATRTQILMRVQIPHSLPALMAGIKVAITLSVIGAIVGEFAGASAGLGYVIQFASTQMQMPLVFAALVEVSLLGVLFYYAVEWFEHRFITWGGEARH from the coding sequence ATGAGTGCGTCGCCAACTGACGTCGTACCGGCTGGCGCGCGCGGCCGTGCCGCCCCGAAACCCTTTCGCGGTCTGTGGCGCGCCGGGCCGGGAGTCGCGCTGATGATCGCGTTGCTGGTGCTGTGGGAAGCCGGATTACGCGTGTTCGATGTGCCGGCATTTGTGTTGCCGACACCCACGCAGATCGTCGGTGCATTGGTGGCGAAGCAGTCCGAACTTGCCGCCGCCGCGTGGGTGACGGCGCGAGAGGTGCTTTACGGATTCGTGCTGTCCTCCGTGGTGGGCGCGGCCCTTGCCATCTGTATCGCGCGTTTCGAGCGGCTGGGCAGCGCTGTCTATCCGTTGATGGTGGTCTTCCAGAACGTGCCCAAGATCGCGCTCGCGCCGATATTCGTGCTCTGGTTCGGCTACGACCTGATGCCCAAGATTCTTCTCATCGTCGTGATGGCGTTCTTCCCGGTGGCACTGAACATGCTGGTGGGCCTGCGCTCGGCCGATCCGAATCTGGTGGCGCTGCTCAAGTCGGTCGGCGCAACACGAACCCAGATTCTGATGCGCGTGCAGATCCCTCACTCGTTGCCCGCGTTGATGGCCGGTATCAAGGTCGCGATCACGTTGAGCGTCATCGGCGCCATCGTCGGTGAATTTGCCGGCGCCTCGGCAGGGCTGGGCTACGTGATTCAGTTCGCCTCGACACAGATGCAGATGCCGCTGGTCTTTGCGGCACTCGTCGAAGTATCGCTGCTCGGCGTGCTGTTCTATTACGCCGTCGAGTGGTTCGAGCACCGCTTCATTACATGGGGAGGCGAAGCGCGTCACTGA
- a CDS encoding ABC transporter ATP-binding protein produces MASPDQPEMSPRTRSTATATTSSEPYISVSGLCVDFETQGRINRVLNDIHLSVERGGFTSLVGPSGCGKSTLLKVLAGLQAPTTGRVSVGGMTPAEAVRQRRIGLVFQDAALMPWKSAFDNVCLLMELVGTLRDKDAIRTRALELLNIVGLGHAVDRKPSQLSGGMRQRVSIARALALDPEVLMMDEPFGALDAITREEMSDFLLDLWKRTGKTIVFVTHSIDEAVFLSREVTVMATGPARILECLTVPLAYPRNEDSYATLAFAQTASHLRKRLKEGHRAGRTS; encoded by the coding sequence ATGGCAAGTCCCGATCAGCCGGAGATGTCGCCGCGGACCCGCTCGACGGCGACGGCGACGACATCGTCTGAGCCGTACATCAGCGTCAGCGGTCTTTGCGTCGATTTCGAGACGCAGGGGCGTATCAATCGTGTGCTCAACGACATTCATTTGTCGGTCGAGCGCGGCGGATTCACCTCGCTGGTGGGGCCGTCCGGCTGTGGCAAAAGCACGCTGCTCAAGGTGCTTGCGGGATTGCAGGCGCCCACGACCGGCCGGGTAAGCGTGGGCGGCATGACGCCGGCCGAGGCGGTCCGGCAGCGTCGCATCGGCCTGGTGTTTCAGGATGCGGCGCTCATGCCGTGGAAGAGCGCGTTCGATAACGTCTGTCTGCTGATGGAATTGGTTGGCACGCTGCGCGACAAGGATGCCATTCGCACGCGCGCGCTCGAATTGCTCAACATCGTGGGGCTGGGGCATGCGGTGGATCGCAAGCCGTCGCAGTTGTCCGGTGGCATGCGGCAGCGTGTCTCGATCGCGCGAGCGTTGGCGCTCGATCCGGAAGTGCTGATGATGGACGAACCGTTCGGCGCGCTCGATGCCATCACCCGCGAGGAGATGAGCGATTTTCTGCTCGATCTCTGGAAGCGCACAGGCAAGACGATCGTTTTCGTGACGCACTCGATTGACGAAGCCGTATTCCTGTCGCGCGAAGTCACGGTCATGGCGACCGGGCCCGCGCGCATTCTCGAATGTCTGACGGTGCCGCTGGCGTATCCCCGCAACGAAGATAGTTACGCCACGCTGGCATTTGCCCAGACGGCCTCGCATCTGCGCAAACGTCTCAAAGAGGGCCATCGGGCCGGGAGGACATCATGA
- a CDS encoding glutathione S-transferase family protein, protein MLKLYGRATSGNVQKVIFLLEELGKPYERLDYGRQFGNTGTPEYLAMNPTNKVPTLADGDLVIWESHTILRYLASRHASLYPDDPAQRTFVERWMDWTLASLNPVYLAGFKDAKKPKDEQSADTGPNLAAELKILDTHLREVPWCAGQSFSLADVALAPLVKRCVNFPFELPALRGITAWLARIEQRPAFVKATSAG, encoded by the coding sequence ATGCTGAAGCTCTACGGACGTGCAACATCCGGCAACGTGCAGAAAGTCATCTTCCTTCTCGAGGAACTGGGCAAGCCCTACGAGCGGCTGGATTACGGCCGCCAGTTCGGCAACACCGGCACGCCGGAATACCTTGCGATGAATCCGACCAACAAGGTGCCCACGCTCGCCGACGGCGACCTCGTCATCTGGGAGTCGCACACGATCCTGCGCTATCTCGCGAGTCGGCACGCGTCGCTGTATCCGGACGATCCCGCGCAGCGCACGTTCGTCGAGCGCTGGATGGACTGGACACTGGCATCGCTCAACCCGGTCTATCTCGCGGGTTTCAAGGACGCGAAGAAGCCGAAGGATGAACAGTCCGCCGATACAGGGCCGAACCTCGCTGCCGAGCTGAAGATTCTGGACACCCATCTGCGTGAGGTGCCGTGGTGTGCCGGGCAGTCGTTCAGTCTCGCGGACGTGGCGTTGGCACCGCTGGTCAAGCGCTGCGTGAATTTCCCGTTCGAGTTGCCGGCGTTGCGCGGCATTACGGCATGGCTGGCCCGCATCGAGCAGCGTCCGGCGTTCGTGAAAGCCACGAGCGCAGGGTAA
- a CDS encoding RidA family protein: protein MTISVHGKKNPNLPFHPAVRAGDYVFVSGQVAKDEEGRMVSGTIEEETRATILAVQRALREAECDLADVVKATVYLEDARDFGRYNGVFKEFFPDGRLARTTVEARAVITTRIEIECIAYRPL, encoded by the coding sequence ATGACGATTTCGGTACATGGCAAAAAGAACCCCAACCTGCCGTTCCATCCGGCGGTTCGGGCGGGGGACTACGTTTTCGTCTCGGGGCAGGTCGCCAAGGACGAAGAGGGGCGCATGGTCAGCGGCACGATCGAGGAAGAGACCCGCGCAACGATCCTGGCCGTGCAACGCGCACTGCGCGAAGCGGAGTGCGATCTGGCCGATGTCGTCAAGGCGACGGTCTATCTCGAAGACGCCCGCGACTTCGGCCGATACAACGGCGTGTTCAAGGAGTTCTTCCCCGACGGTCGCCTCGCGCGGACCACCGTCGAGGCGCGCGCCGTGATTACGACGCGCATCGAGATCGAATGCATCGCTTACCGGCCGCTGTGA
- a CDS encoding LVIVD repeat-containing protein — translation MAKAWNTRLVSHIDCPGGGQVWIDRNILYVSHMRPPAGTSIYDVSDPKHPRLLATLEVPMGWHSHKVRVQDGVMLVNYEKFREGAPDFGGGLGIFDITRPSEPRLISRWYSGGEAGGVHRYDFDGRYAYISPTAEGFVGNIVKILDLAKPECPEEVGRWWIPGQNVGAGEEYPWDDYVRPRCHHPLRMGDRLYVSYWHHGFFILDISDMSSPKLVSGINSSPAHPHPTHTALPIPGLVKGRRVMVVADEDVAKLRPSPPSFAWVYDITDERQPMPISTFQVAGVDPDGAPREPMSGCHQPSERFVGTTLPFAWFAKGMRLVDIADPFAPKEIAFYEPDAPAGCERASSNDVTIDDRGLVYLLDRQQGVDIIECFPG, via the coding sequence ATGGCCAAGGCGTGGAACACGCGGCTCGTGAGCCACATCGACTGCCCCGGTGGCGGGCAGGTGTGGATCGATCGCAACATCCTGTATGTCTCGCACATGCGTCCGCCAGCGGGCACGTCGATCTACGACGTCTCCGATCCCAAGCATCCACGCTTGCTGGCAACGCTTGAAGTGCCGATGGGCTGGCATTCGCACAAGGTTCGCGTGCAGGACGGCGTGATGCTCGTGAACTACGAGAAATTTCGCGAAGGCGCGCCGGACTTTGGCGGTGGGCTCGGCATTTTCGATATCACGCGACCGTCCGAGCCGCGGCTGATCTCGCGCTGGTATTCCGGCGGTGAGGCCGGCGGAGTGCATCGCTACGACTTCGATGGCCGCTACGCCTATATCTCGCCAACGGCGGAAGGCTTCGTCGGCAACATCGTCAAGATCCTCGATCTGGCGAAGCCCGAGTGCCCCGAGGAAGTGGGGCGCTGGTGGATTCCGGGGCAGAACGTCGGCGCAGGCGAGGAATATCCGTGGGACGACTACGTGCGCCCGCGGTGTCATCACCCGCTGCGCATGGGCGATCGCCTTTACGTTTCCTATTGGCACCACGGCTTCTTCATTCTCGATATCTCGGATATGTCGTCGCCGAAGCTGGTCTCCGGCATCAACAGCAGCCCGGCCCATCCGCACCCGACGCACACCGCCTTGCCGATCCCGGGCCTCGTCAAAGGGCGTCGCGTCATGGTGGTGGCGGACGAAGACGTCGCCAAACTGCGCCCGTCGCCCCCGTCGTTCGCCTGGGTCTACGACATCACCGACGAACGCCAGCCGATGCCGATATCGACGTTTCAGGTGGCCGGTGTCGATCCCGACGGCGCGCCGCGCGAACCGATGTCGGGGTGTCACCAGCCCTCGGAGCGCTTTGTGGGAACGACGTTGCCGTTTGCATGGTTCGCCAAGGGCATGCGGCTGGTCGATATCGCCGATCCGTTTGCGCCCAAGGAGATTGCCTTCTACGAACCTGACGCCCCCGCCGGTTGCGAGCGTGCCTCATCCAACGACGTCACGATCGACGACCGGGGTCTCGTGTATCTGCTCGACCGGCAGCAGGGCGTCGACATCATCGAATGCTTCCCGGGATGA
- a CDS encoding cupin domain-containing protein — MMQATQDATVRSSEQETRQMYEEIGNAHLFPFWARSSDVEHDEIKQLMQGQRAVPYVWRYQEVLEPLLQQSARLISTADSDRRSLILTNPGLKPRRATVTTMYTAYRLNDPNEIMPPHRHTASAIRLGLTGSQNFTGVEGEDVVFGPGDMVLTPRDTWHNHGNVGNEPAINLSVLDYPLVETLNALSFDHDYSEGGAVMRKQSARFPADYSAITYGAGGLMPRFVDHRRGANGSSPMFIYRYEAVRELLEKHREWAENAYEGLRIEYVDPLRGGPVYKTMTFFMQMLRPGERTLPMKQTASLLVSPMEGEVRAVLDGETFVTKQFDTLAVPGGTWAEYENTSTTQPAIVFIASDEPALRAFGLLQRWGKTAGGDVMLLD, encoded by the coding sequence ATGATGCAAGCCACGCAGGACGCCACCGTTCGCTCCAGCGAACAGGAAACCCGGCAGATGTATGAGGAGATTGGCAACGCGCATCTGTTCCCGTTTTGGGCCAGAAGCTCGGACGTCGAACACGACGAGATCAAGCAACTGATGCAGGGCCAGCGTGCAGTGCCCTATGTCTGGCGGTACCAGGAAGTGCTTGAACCGCTGTTGCAGCAGTCCGCGCGCTTGATTTCCACCGCCGACTCAGATCGCCGCTCGTTGATCCTGACCAATCCGGGGCTCAAGCCGAGACGAGCGACCGTGACCACCATGTACACGGCCTACCGGCTCAACGATCCGAACGAGATCATGCCGCCGCATCGCCACACGGCGAGTGCGATCCGGCTCGGGTTGACCGGATCGCAAAACTTCACCGGCGTCGAGGGCGAGGACGTGGTATTCGGGCCGGGCGACATGGTGCTCACGCCGCGCGACACCTGGCATAACCATGGCAACGTCGGCAATGAGCCGGCCATCAACCTGTCGGTGCTCGATTACCCGCTGGTCGAAACGCTCAACGCACTCTCGTTCGATCACGACTACAGCGAAGGCGGTGCCGTCATGCGCAAGCAATCCGCGCGCTTTCCTGCGGATTACTCGGCGATCACCTATGGCGCTGGCGGGCTGATGCCCCGCTTTGTCGACCACCGGCGCGGCGCCAATGGCTCGTCGCCGATGTTCATCTATCGCTACGAAGCCGTGCGCGAGCTGCTGGAGAAGCATCGCGAGTGGGCGGAGAACGCATACGAAGGATTGCGTATCGAGTATGTCGATCCGCTGCGAGGGGGCCCGGTCTACAAGACGATGACGTTCTTCATGCAGATGCTGCGTCCCGGCGAGCGCACGTTGCCGATGAAGCAGACGGCCAGTCTGCTGGTCTCGCCGATGGAAGGCGAAGTGCGGGCCGTGCTCGATGGCGAAACCTTCGTGACGAAACAGTTCGACACGCTTGCCGTACCCGGCGGGACGTGGGCCGAATACGAGAATACGAGCACCACGCAGCCGGCCATCGTATTCATCGCGAGCGACGAGCCGGCCTTGCGTGCGTTCGGCCTGCTCCAACGCTGGGGCAAGACCGCTGGCGGCGACGTCATGCTTCTCGACTAA
- a CDS encoding FadR/GntR family transcriptional regulator: MVDLVESLRSRLANGDALPAERQLADELGVKRHQLRNALKVLRDEGELESPRGRSEGQSRRNGEILAGHTNVLEVIELRLALEPFLARLAAVRATPVEISRIERAATTSPGADRGSTDLAFHRAVAAASGNALAADIYQIIRRVGSDIRLHVQQPVPHCPDRIRQRDREHQAIAQAIRNRAPDLAETAMREHLIRVREQIMARMVPGSQSN, translated from the coding sequence ATGGTCGATTTGGTTGAGAGTTTGCGAAGTCGCCTCGCCAACGGCGACGCGCTGCCGGCAGAACGTCAGTTGGCAGACGAGCTGGGCGTGAAACGTCACCAGTTGCGTAATGCACTGAAGGTGCTGCGCGATGAAGGCGAGCTCGAATCTCCGCGCGGGCGAAGCGAGGGACAGTCCCGGCGCAACGGAGAAATATTGGCCGGGCACACGAATGTGCTGGAGGTGATCGAACTTCGGTTGGCGCTCGAGCCATTTCTGGCGCGTCTGGCGGCGGTCAGGGCCACACCGGTCGAAATTTCGCGCATCGAGCGCGCGGCCACGACATCGCCTGGCGCCGATCGGGGATCGACGGACCTCGCGTTTCACCGAGCGGTCGCCGCGGCGTCTGGCAATGCCCTGGCTGCCGACATCTATCAGATCATCCGGCGAGTCGGCTCCGACATTCGCCTACACGTGCAGCAACCGGTGCCGCATTGCCCGGACCGTATCCGGCAGCGTGACCGGGAGCATCAGGCGATAGCGCAAGCCATTCGGAATCGGGCTCCCGATCTGGCCGAAACGGCAATGCGCGAGCATTTGATCCGCGTGCGGGAGCAGATCATGGCGCGGATGGTGCCGGGGAGTCAGAGCAATTAG
- a CDS encoding MetQ/NlpA family ABC transporter substrate-binding protein yields MNLLRLAKTSLLYAAVSLASVAPAIAADKPLRVGASPGPYSDFLQEAAKIANAEGFPVKVIEFTEPTQINEATQAGDIDLNNFQHVPYMLRQNESRGYKIVSIKPSYVAPAGIYSVKVKSLDRLPDGAKIAITNDPANEARALFLLQKAGLIKLKPGSGINVGLSDIAENPKHLKIVLLDEVQVPRVLVDVDAGVVNLNKGVLAGLNPKDALLLEDRTSQWAIIWAARADRKDDPRIARFIKIFESDRIKQLILAKFNGTVIPSW; encoded by the coding sequence GTGAATCTGCTTCGCCTCGCCAAGACAAGCTTGTTATATGCCGCCGTCTCTCTGGCTTCGGTCGCGCCGGCTATTGCTGCCGACAAACCGCTGCGTGTGGGCGCTTCGCCCGGTCCCTACAGCGACTTCCTGCAAGAGGCCGCCAAGATTGCCAATGCGGAAGGATTCCCCGTGAAGGTCATCGAATTCACGGAGCCGACGCAGATCAATGAGGCGACGCAGGCCGGCGACATCGATCTGAACAATTTCCAGCACGTACCGTACATGCTCAGACAAAACGAGTCGCGCGGGTACAAGATCGTGTCGATCAAACCCAGCTATGTGGCTCCTGCCGGCATCTACTCGGTCAAAGTGAAGTCTCTCGATCGTCTGCCCGACGGCGCCAAGATCGCCATTACGAATGATCCGGCTAACGAAGCGCGCGCCTTGTTTCTGTTGCAGAAGGCTGGACTGATCAAGCTCAAGCCCGGCTCGGGCATCAATGTTGGCTTGTCCGACATTGCCGAGAATCCGAAGCACCTGAAGATCGTGCTGCTTGATGAAGTCCAGGTACCGCGCGTGTTGGTCGATGTGGATGCCGGCGTTGTGAATCTGAATAAGGGCGTATTGGCCGGCCTCAATCCCAAGGACGCGCTGTTGCTCGAAGACAGGACCTCGCAGTGGGCCATCATCTGGGCAGCCCGGGCCGATCGCAAGGACGACCCGCGCATCGCCCGCTTCATCAAAATCTTCGAGTCCGACCGAATCAAGCAGTTGATTCTCGCCAAGTTCAACGGGACGGTCATTCCTTCCTGGTAA
- a CDS encoding aspartate/glutamate racemase family protein: protein MNAPIRSKTYYGASVGILMVKTHFRRYLGDIGHAGTWPFPVQYRIVDEAVPAKMTELHNISLLEPFKKAARELVEAGVDGITTTCGFLSIYQQALADDCGVPVATSALLQVPIVKRLIASDKQVGILTYNAESLNGRYLEAVGIDPDTPVLGMPQDSEFVRSIREGDDTVPYATLRREVLALAGRLVSEHRSVAAIVLECTNLAPFSADIQATYGVPVYDTVSLVNWFQAGLRPRRFAPE, encoded by the coding sequence ATGAACGCCCCCATCCGCTCCAAAACCTACTACGGCGCGAGCGTCGGCATCCTGATGGTGAAGACGCATTTCCGGCGCTATCTGGGAGACATCGGACACGCTGGCACCTGGCCGTTCCCGGTGCAATACCGCATCGTGGACGAGGCAGTCCCTGCGAAGATGACCGAACTGCACAACATTAGCCTGCTGGAACCGTTCAAGAAGGCGGCGCGCGAGTTGGTGGAGGCGGGTGTCGACGGCATCACGACCACCTGCGGCTTCCTCTCCATCTACCAGCAAGCGTTGGCCGACGATTGCGGCGTTCCTGTGGCGACCAGTGCGCTGCTTCAGGTGCCGATCGTCAAGCGTTTGATCGCCTCCGATAAGCAGGTCGGCATTCTCACCTACAACGCCGAATCGCTGAACGGCAGGTATCTGGAAGCCGTTGGCATCGATCCCGACACGCCGGTATTGGGCATGCCACAGGACTCCGAGTTCGTGCGCTCCATTCGCGAGGGCGACGACACGGTGCCGTATGCAACGCTGCGCCGGGAGGTGCTGGCGTTGGCTGGCCGTCTTGTAAGCGAGCACCGGAGCGTGGCGGCAATCGTCCTTGAGTGCACGAATCTGGCGCCGTTTTCTGCCGATATTCAGGCCACTTATGGCGTGCCCGTCTATGACACGGTTTCGCTGGTGAACTGGTTTCAGGCGGGACTGCGCCCTCGGCGTTTTGCGCCGGAATAA
- a CDS encoding carboxymuconolactone decarboxylase family protein, translating to MARIKRVERETLDAQRQLAYDEEIARVGRVTNMKGTILHSLAAHQAYHGSYLIKAELIKLLGKRAFNVYAFAISSGSDCLLCSTFFRQALKAEGVDARDFEPTETEQLLTELGSTIGGKRAKSLDDSLWVRLKDRFDDTAIVNLIGFGGTMVATNIFNSLLEVDIDSYLQDPAAQ from the coding sequence ATGGCACGTATCAAACGGGTCGAACGCGAGACCCTCGACGCTCAACGCCAGCTGGCTTACGACGAAGAGATCGCGCGCGTTGGTCGCGTCACCAACATGAAGGGCACGATCCTGCATTCCCTTGCGGCCCATCAGGCCTATCACGGGTCGTATCTGATCAAAGCCGAACTGATCAAATTGCTGGGTAAGCGGGCTTTCAATGTCTACGCCTTCGCGATCTCCTCCGGCTCGGACTGCCTGCTGTGTTCCACCTTTTTCCGTCAGGCACTCAAGGCCGAGGGCGTCGACGCACGCGACTTTGAACCGACCGAGACGGAGCAACTGCTCACCGAACTGGGCAGCACCATCGGCGGCAAGCGGGCCAAGTCATTAGACGACAGCCTGTGGGTTCGCCTGAAGGATCGGTTCGACGATACCGCCATCGTCAACCTGATCGGTTTCGGCGGCACCATGGTCGCCACCAATATCTTCAACAGCCTGCTGGAAGTCGATATCGACAGTTACCTGCAAGACCCGGCCGCTCAATAG